A region from the Chelmon rostratus isolate fCheRos1 chromosome 6, fCheRos1.pri, whole genome shotgun sequence genome encodes:
- the c6h12orf4 gene encoding protein C12orf4 homolog: protein MKKSKCKASTTAEKEFAFEFKAGKHNCVLKVPLQFPVQENISDLHGRLMLLHKIPCYIENELKNSLFTFIEKETILDYDREAELALQRLTSGAVDVNQLTNAWTRSYLETTLEHARPEEPSWDEDFADVYHELIHSPASDTLLNLEHNYFVSISELISERDMEIKKLQERQATEMDKVMHELGNTLSDQDVNAVASQHFDAQQVLENKWASELKQVTGIQKQEYQEWVIKLHQDLQKSSNSSKINEEIKVQSSQLSELADSGARMFEEQPLLEESFTIHLGAQLKTMHNLRLVRADVLDFCKHRRHGSGGAKLRRLQTALSLYSSSLCGLVLLVDNRVNSYSGIKRDFATVAKECTDFHFPCLEEQLDEVQQVVLYARAQRSSKQKEQPEIPRNGGDDKSKNVERNPSNILPGEFYISRHSNLSEVHVVFHLCVDDNVRSGNITARDPAIMGLRNILKVCCTHDVTTVTVPLLLVHDMSEEMTIPWCLKRAELVFKCVKGFMMEMASWDGGISRTVQFLVPKSISEEMFYQLSNMLPQIFRVSSTLTLTSKH, encoded by the exons ATGaagaaaagcaaatgcaaaGCGAGCACTACTGCTGAGAAGGAGTTTGCGTTTGAGTtcaaggcaggaaaacacaactgtgtcCTCAAAGTACCTCTGCAGTTTCCTGTGCAGGAGAACATCAGTGACCTTCATGGCCGCCTGATGCTGCTACATAAAATACCCTGCTACATAGAAAATG AGTTGAAAAACTCGCTTTTCACCTTCATCGAGAAGGAGACCATCCTGGACtatgacagagaggcagagctggcCCTGCAGAGGCTTACGTCAGGAGCCGTAGACGTGAATCAGCTCACCAACGCATGGACCAGGTCTTATCTGGAG ACTACGCTGGAGCATGCTCGGCCTGAAGAGCCCAGCTGGGATGAGGATTTTGCTGATGTTTACCATGAGCTGATCCACTCCCCTGCCTCAGATACCCTTCTCAACCTGGAGCACAACTACTTTGTTAGCATCTCTGAGCTCATCAGTGAGCGAGACATGGAGATTAAGAAACTGCAGGAAAG GCAAGCCACTGAAATGGACAAGGTGATGCATGAGCTGGGGAATACTTTGAGTGACCAGGATGTAAATGCAGTTGCCTCTCAACACTTTGATGCACAGCAG GTGTTGGAGAACAAATGGGCCAGTGAGCTGAAGCAAGTTACTGGCATTCAAAAGCAGGAGTATCAGGAGTGGGTCATCAAACTGCACCAGGACCTGCAGAAatccagcaacagcagcaaaattaa TGAGGAGATTAAGGTGCAGTCCAGCCAGTTGTCAGAGCTCGCAGATTCTGGGGCCAGGATGTTTGAGGAGCAGCCGCTGCTGGAGGAGAGTTTCACCATACACTTAG GAGCACAACTGAAGACGATGCACAACCTGCGGCTGGTCCGGGCCGACGTGCTGGACTTCTGTAAGCACCGGCGGCACGGCAGTGGTGGAGCGAAGCTACGGCGGCTACAGACGGCCCTTTCACTctactcctcctccctctgtggtctgGTGTTGTTGGTCGACAACAGGGTCAACTCGTACAGCGGCATCAAGAGAG ACTTTGCAACTGTGGCGAAGGAGTGTACAGACTTCCACTTCCCCTgtctggaggagcagctggatgaGGTGCAGCAGGTGGTGCTCTATGCCAGAGCTCAGCGGAGCAGCAAGCAGAAAGAACAACCTG AGATTCCAAGGAATGGAGGTGATGATAAGAGCAAAAATGTTGAAAGAAATCCATCTAACATCTTACCAG GGGAGTTTTACATCTCGCGCCACTCCAACCTGTCAGAGGTCCATGTTGTCTTCCACCTGTGTGTGGATGACAACGTGCGTTCGGGGAACATCACGGCCCGGGACCCGGCCATCATGGGCCTGAGAAACATCCTGAAGGTCTGCTGCACACATGACGTCACCACTGTCACTGTACCTCTGCTGCTGGTCCACGACATGTCGGAG GAGATGACCATACCGTGGTGTCTTAAGAGAGCAGAGCTGGTTTTCAAATGTGTCAAAG gCTTCATGATGGAGATGGCCTCATGGGATGGAGGTATATCACGCACAGTCCAGTTTCTAGTGCCAAAG AGTATCTCAGAGGAGATGTTCTACCAGTTGAGCAACATGCTGCCTCAGATCTTCCGTGTCTCCTCCACCCTAACGCTCACCTCAAAGCACTGA